The following are encoded together in the Planococcus antarcticus DSM 14505 genome:
- a CDS encoding zinc-binding dehydrogenase: MKAFVMESGEWKLKNMEEPVTKAEEVLVSLKTAGINRRDLGLIKRYGDNPEALIVGSDGAGIVESVGEDVVDFATGDEVIINPALRWHTNSEAPPAEFDILGMPDHGTFAEKIAISAEQLEKKPPYLSWAEAGSLALSALTGYRALFTKGQLKKGDTLFIPGAGSGVATFLIQFAKNEGARVIVTSRSEEKRQHAKRIGADLAIPTDSDWLKELADETIDLVIDSVGGATFNRSLDILKKGGRIVIFGATTEDTVDLNLRKFFYGQYQLVGSTMGSREELRAMLEHMESFNMRPVVDKAFPLDQVEEAFDYLASGNQFGKVVLNISE; this comes from the coding sequence GTGAAAGCATTCGTAATGGAATCAGGTGAATGGAAATTAAAAAACATGGAAGAACCAGTAACGAAAGCAGAAGAAGTCTTAGTGTCTTTAAAAACAGCAGGTATAAATCGTAGAGACTTAGGTTTGATTAAGCGTTATGGGGATAATCCCGAAGCATTAATAGTTGGATCTGACGGGGCAGGCATAGTTGAATCGGTGGGCGAAGATGTAGTCGACTTTGCCACCGGAGACGAAGTAATCATCAATCCTGCATTACGCTGGCACACAAACAGCGAAGCACCACCCGCAGAATTCGATATCCTAGGAATGCCGGACCATGGAACATTTGCCGAAAAAATTGCGATATCTGCTGAACAATTGGAGAAGAAACCTCCTTATTTAAGTTGGGCAGAGGCAGGGAGTTTAGCTTTGTCGGCATTGACCGGATATCGCGCGTTATTTACAAAGGGACAGTTAAAAAAAGGGGACACTCTTTTTATACCAGGCGCCGGAAGCGGTGTCGCGACATTCCTGATTCAATTTGCCAAAAATGAGGGAGCTAGAGTAATCGTCACTTCTCGTAGTGAAGAAAAGCGTCAGCACGCCAAAAGAATTGGAGCTGATTTAGCTATTCCTACTGACAGTGATTGGCTGAAAGAATTAGCAGATGAAACGATTGACCTCGTTATCGATAGTGTGGGAGGAGCTACTTTTAATCGATCACTCGACATTCTCAAAAAAGGCGGACGTATCGTTATTTTTGGAGCCACTACAGAAGATACTGTGGATCTCAATCTTCGCAAATTCTTTTATGGACAATATCAATTAGTCGGTTCAACTATGGGGAGCCGTGAAGAATTACGTGCTATGCTTGAACATATGGAGTCTTTTAATATGCGGCCAGTCGTCGACAAAGCATTTCCGTTGGACCAGGTAGAGGAAGCTTTTGATTATTTAGCGTCGGGCAACCAATTTGGCAAAGTCGTTTTAAACATTAGCGAATAA
- a CDS encoding DUF4870 domain-containing protein yields MENTGLKILVHASAFFAPFLVPVIVFLISEDKEVKRLSIQALLFQLAIGVLISISSLLIIFVIGIPMLIVFGLMGVIIPIMGIIKALNNEYFDYPIVGSWYR; encoded by the coding sequence ATGGAAAACACAGGTTTGAAAATACTTGTCCATGCCAGCGCGTTTTTCGCTCCGTTTCTTGTTCCAGTGATTGTGTTTCTAATTTCAGAAGATAAAGAAGTCAAGAGGCTGTCAATTCAAGCGTTGCTGTTCCAACTTGCTATAGGTGTACTGATTTCGATCTCCAGCTTGCTGATCATTTTCGTTATTGGAATTCCGATGCTTATTGTATTCGGGCTGATGGGTGTCATCATTCCAATTATGGGGATTATCAAAGCGCTCAACAACGAATATTTCGACTACCCAATAGTCGGAAGCTGGTACAGATAA
- a CDS encoding YtoQ family protein, which translates to MRLTVYLAGEIHSAWREEIKKKSAALDLPIDFVGPMEIHERSDNIGEDILGEQPDAVAKDHAASSFNNLRTGVLMYKADLVIALFGEQYKQWNTAMDASTALASGKPVILIRPEKLHHPLKELSRKANATVETCDQAIKALTYIIE; encoded by the coding sequence ATGAGATTAACTGTTTATCTTGCTGGGGAGATCCACAGCGCCTGGCGCGAGGAAATCAAAAAAAAGTCAGCCGCATTGGATTTGCCGATTGATTTTGTCGGACCGATGGAAATTCACGAACGCTCGGACAATATTGGTGAAGATATTCTTGGCGAACAACCTGATGCTGTCGCTAAAGACCACGCTGCTTCTAGTTTTAATAACTTGCGCACTGGTGTCTTGATGTACAAAGCTGATTTGGTCATCGCACTTTTCGGTGAACAATACAAACAATGGAATACGGCGATGGATGCCAGTACAGCACTTGCTTCCGGCAAGCCGGTCATTCTCATCCGTCCGGAAAAATTACATCATCCATTAAAAGAATTGTCACGAAAAGCAAATGCCACGGTTGAAACCTGTGACCAGGCAATTAAAGCGTTAACTTATATCATCGAATGA
- a CDS encoding exonuclease SbcCD subunit D, with product MKFFHTADWHLGKLVQGIYMTEEQQFVLEQFMDAIKEQQPDAIIIAGDLYDRAVPPTDAVNLLDEVLAKIVLELKTPVLAVAGNHDSPGRLNFGSRLMKMNEIHIAGHVHKDHRAVVLSDQFGEVHFHLIPYTDPSMVRYEFEDDAIRTHNEAMKAITENIKAAYDPQARHVFVGHAFVTHHGEQEENTSDSERPLSIGGAEHVDAHHFEGFHYTALGHLHKAHYVLNETIRYSGSPLKYSISEEHHQKGFHIVEMDARGEVSVEKRLFSPRRNMRTVEGTINEILRHEISDDFVFVTLLDDAPVLFPMEKVRSVYPNAMHVERKNFSGSMLQSEVGSRRKMDSLSLFHTFYEEVKGEKASAETADIFKEVLQEFLQEEPAKTEEVKS from the coding sequence ATGAAATTTTTTCATACCGCTGACTGGCATTTGGGCAAGCTGGTACAGGGAATCTATATGACAGAAGAACAACAATTTGTATTGGAGCAATTCATGGATGCCATAAAAGAGCAACAGCCGGATGCCATCATCATTGCGGGAGATCTTTATGACCGAGCAGTTCCGCCAACTGATGCCGTCAATTTACTGGACGAGGTACTAGCAAAAATAGTGCTGGAATTAAAGACGCCGGTACTGGCAGTAGCAGGCAACCACGACAGTCCTGGAAGGTTGAATTTTGGCAGTCGGCTAATGAAGATGAATGAAATCCATATCGCGGGGCATGTCCATAAAGATCATCGAGCGGTTGTCTTGAGCGACCAGTTTGGAGAAGTCCATTTTCATTTGATTCCTTACACGGATCCATCGATGGTTCGTTATGAGTTTGAAGATGATGCCATCCGTACCCATAATGAAGCTATGAAAGCCATTACGGAAAACATCAAAGCCGCATACGACCCACAAGCTCGTCATGTGTTTGTAGGACACGCTTTTGTGACACATCATGGCGAACAGGAAGAGAATACCAGTGATTCTGAACGGCCGCTGTCGATTGGCGGGGCAGAGCATGTGGATGCCCATCATTTCGAAGGATTTCACTACACAGCACTTGGCCACTTGCATAAAGCCCATTACGTGTTAAATGAAACAATCCGTTATTCGGGATCGCCTTTGAAGTATTCAATTTCAGAAGAGCATCACCAAAAAGGTTTTCATATTGTTGAAATGGATGCACGAGGCGAAGTGTCAGTAGAGAAGCGCTTATTCTCGCCGAGGCGCAACATGCGGACTGTTGAAGGCACCATTAATGAAATTTTACGTCATGAAATTAGCGATGATTTTGTCTTCGTGACTTTATTGGATGATGCTCCTGTGCTGTTTCCGATGGAAAAGGTGCGTTCAGTGTACCCGAATGCCATGCACGTGGAACGGAAAAATTTTTCCGGGAGTATGCTGCAAAGTGAAGTGGGATCACGCCGTAAGATGGATTCATTGTCCTTGTTCCATACTTTTTACGAAGAAGTGAAAGGCGAAAAAGCGTCAGCTGAAACTGCTGATATCTTCAAAGAAGTGCTTCAGGAATTTCTGCAGGAAGAGCCTGCCAAAACAGAAGAGGTGAAATCATGA